One part of the Gemmatimonadaceae bacterium genome encodes these proteins:
- a CDS encoding PadR family transcriptional regulator, which produces MPRDAKDLLHGTLDLLVLHALSGEPMHGFSLSKWIDERTNGELGIVDSALYKALHRLEDSGAVRAEWGASENNRRARYYSLTPKGRQALRAEIASWKHYVATVTVVLEGAGR; this is translated from the coding sequence GTGCCCCGCGACGCCAAGGACCTTCTGCACGGCACGCTCGACTTGCTGGTCCTCCACGCGCTTTCCGGCGAGCCGATGCACGGCTTCAGCCTCAGCAAGTGGATCGACGAGCGCACGAACGGTGAGCTCGGGATCGTCGACTCGGCGCTCTACAAGGCCCTCCACCGGCTCGAAGACTCCGGCGCCGTTCGCGCCGAATGGGGCGCGTCGGAGAACAACCGCCGGGCGCGCTATTACTCGCTGACTCCCAAGGGACGGCAAGCGCTCCGCGCCGAGATCGCGAGCTGGAAGCACTACGTCGCCACCGTCACCGTCGTGCTGGAGGGAGCGGGTCGATGA
- a CDS encoding ABC transporter permease, protein MTPRWNRFPTLPAGVRRLFRLPLSRSRLMRDADEEMQFHLDMWMAEFRAAGLSDVDALAAARRRFGDADEYREYFARRASRNARWQRMADWLAEWRQDARFARRHFHNAPAFTAIAVVTLALGIGANTAIFSVVHRLLIAPLPYPNGDRVVALKTLGASRFTAGLVTMSANAPGDPPRPLMHAWADRATHAFDAMAGVEQIYLSILPNDQQDTVSHALITANFLSMLGVQPAFGRAFRADEEARGNDHVAMISYDWWQAAYDGRPDVLGKSAEFEGNPYTVVGVMPRGFTVPMSPRLLDGLWVPSPDVWMPGRLRDMEMAFGLLRPGVSIQDATRELQSIANTPEARGVGGPSGLMPPLDSVRARAMRAQDFLAVREVRTIEVLFVAVGALLLIACANVANLLLVRAWARRREFAVRMGLGAGRARLVRLALTESLLLAIAAGVVGVAIAWEALRAIVALRPITLDQLGGVSVETPILLWTGGISILTGILFGGAAAAFVGSQNVADLLRNETRSTSGGETSRRVRSSLIVAEIALSVALLVGTGLLVRSFAALQETPIGFDPHNLVSVDVLVGPNIRHAGQDVQTRDAIIRRLHEIPGVVDAAIGSLPTAGFRDRSALEVQTDAGARRVDIGQYQRAWVNGDYFRTANIPLIGGRPPRVAPTDDAPAQTFGLSEEIVVSRSLARRISHDGNVVGMRMRAINNALTRGPPPPVGGTTPSAAPVDAWSTIVGVAEDVHLPGPRGDLETYQVYQMPVRRMPEPIYVLRFASVPPNVESFLRKTIQTVNPTIVTRRARLADDYLREALAPTRFSLALLGAFAFVALVLSVVGLYGSIAYGVTQRTREIGIRIALGATPRVVTASVVGEGVRLVVIGLAAGVALAFAVTRTLTSLLYSVTSSDPATYVVIARAVGVIALVASYVPARRAARIDPVDALRAD, encoded by the coding sequence ATGACGCCCAGATGGAACCGATTCCCAACCCTGCCGGCGGGAGTGCGTCGTCTGTTCCGACTGCCGCTCAGCAGATCTCGCTTGATGCGCGACGCCGACGAGGAGATGCAGTTCCATCTCGACATGTGGATGGCCGAATTCCGCGCGGCAGGGTTGTCGGACGTCGACGCACTGGCGGCGGCGCGCCGGCGCTTCGGCGACGCCGACGAGTATCGCGAGTACTTCGCTCGACGGGCGTCGCGCAACGCGCGATGGCAGCGAATGGCGGACTGGCTCGCCGAGTGGAGGCAAGACGCGCGATTCGCGCGGCGCCATTTTCACAACGCACCGGCGTTCACGGCGATCGCGGTCGTCACGCTCGCTTTGGGCATCGGCGCGAATACGGCGATCTTCAGCGTCGTTCACCGTTTGCTCATCGCGCCTCTGCCCTACCCCAACGGCGACCGCGTCGTCGCGCTCAAGACGCTCGGCGCTTCGCGCTTCACGGCCGGGCTGGTGACGATGAGCGCGAATGCGCCCGGCGATCCGCCGCGCCCGTTGATGCACGCCTGGGCCGACCGCGCAACACACGCGTTCGACGCCATGGCGGGCGTCGAACAGATCTACCTCTCGATACTCCCGAACGACCAGCAAGACACGGTCAGCCACGCGCTCATCACGGCGAATTTTCTGTCGATGCTCGGTGTTCAGCCGGCATTCGGCCGAGCTTTCCGCGCCGACGAGGAGGCGCGCGGCAACGACCACGTCGCGATGATCAGTTACGACTGGTGGCAGGCGGCATACGACGGACGGCCGGACGTACTCGGAAAGAGCGCCGAGTTCGAGGGCAACCCATATACGGTCGTTGGCGTGATGCCGAGAGGATTCACGGTTCCCATGTCGCCGCGGTTGCTCGACGGACTGTGGGTTCCCTCACCCGACGTCTGGATGCCCGGGCGTCTTCGCGACATGGAGATGGCATTCGGCCTGTTGCGCCCGGGCGTTTCCATCCAGGACGCGACCCGCGAGCTGCAATCGATCGCCAACACGCCGGAAGCGCGAGGCGTCGGCGGACCGTCCGGACTGATGCCGCCGCTCGACAGCGTGCGAGCGCGCGCGATGCGGGCGCAAGATTTCCTCGCGGTGCGCGAGGTGCGCACTATAGAAGTGCTCTTCGTCGCGGTCGGCGCGCTGCTGCTCATCGCATGCGCGAACGTCGCCAATCTGCTGCTCGTGCGCGCCTGGGCCCGTCGCCGCGAGTTCGCCGTACGCATGGGGCTCGGCGCCGGCCGCGCCCGACTCGTTCGGCTCGCGCTCACCGAGAGCCTGCTCCTGGCGATCGCGGCGGGCGTCGTCGGGGTGGCGATCGCATGGGAAGCGCTGCGCGCTATCGTCGCGCTTCGACCGATCACCCTCGACCAGCTCGGCGGCGTGAGCGTGGAGACGCCGATCCTGCTCTGGACGGGGGGGATCTCCATTCTCACGGGAATTCTTTTTGGTGGAGCGGCCGCGGCATTCGTCGGCTCTCAGAACGTCGCCGACCTGCTGCGCAATGAAACGCGATCGACGTCGGGCGGCGAAACGTCGCGTCGAGTGAGGTCGTCGCTCATCGTCGCCGAGATCGCGTTGTCGGTGGCGCTGCTCGTGGGAACCGGACTGCTCGTACGGTCGTTCGCCGCGCTCCAGGAAACGCCGATTGGTTTCGACCCGCACAATCTCGTCTCCGTAGACGTGCTCGTCGGACCGAACATCAGACACGCCGGTCAAGACGTTCAAACGCGCGACGCGATCATCCGGCGCCTTCACGAGATTCCGGGCGTCGTCGACGCCGCGATCGGCTCCCTGCCGACAGCGGGCTTTCGCGACCGGTCCGCGCTCGAGGTCCAGACCGACGCGGGCGCGCGGCGCGTCGACATCGGTCAATATCAAAGAGCATGGGTCAATGGCGACTATTTTCGCACCGCCAACATTCCATTGATCGGTGGCCGCCCGCCGCGGGTTGCACCCACGGACGACGCGCCGGCGCAGACGTTCGGCCTCTCGGAGGAGATCGTCGTCAGCAGAAGTCTTGCGCGACGCATCTCGCACGACGGCAATGTCGTCGGAATGCGCATGCGGGCGATCAACAACGCGCTCACGCGGGGTCCACCGCCGCCTGTGGGCGGGACGACGCCGTCGGCAGCGCCGGTGGACGCATGGTCGACGATCGTCGGTGTGGCCGAAGACGTCCATCTACCGGGGCCGCGCGGCGACCTCGAGACGTATCAGGTCTACCAGATGCCGGTACGTCGGATGCCTGAGCCGATCTACGTGCTGCGTTTCGCGTCCGTTCCGCCCAACGTCGAATCGTTTCTCCGCAAAACGATCCAGACTGTGAATCCGACGATCGTCACGCGCCGGGCCCGTCTCGCCGACGACTATCTCCGCGAGGCCCTCGCGCCGACGCGATTCTCCCTCGCGCTGCTCGGCGCCTTTGCGTTCGTCGCGCTCGTGTTGTCGGTCGTCGGACTCTACGGATCGATCGCCTATGGCGTGACGCAGCGAACGCGCGAGATCGGCATTCGCATCGCGCTGGGCGCGACGCCCCGCGTCGTCACCGCGTCGGTCGTGGGTGAGGGAGTCCGGCTCGTGGTCATCGGGCTCGCCGCGGGTGTGGCGCTCGCCTTCGCGGTGACGAGAACGCTCACGAGTCTCTTGTACTCCGTGACGTCGAGCGATCCGGCGACGTACGTAGTGATCGCGCGCGCCGTCGGCGTGATCGCTCTCGTGGCGTCGTACGTGCCGGCTCGTCGCGCGGCTCGCATCGATCCGGTGGATGCCCTGCGCGCCGACTGA